Proteins from a single region of Crassaminicella profunda:
- a CDS encoding BglG family transcription antiterminator, with amino-acid sequence MENYVIKKILSNNVVLVEKENQNYILVGKGIGFGKKKGIVLENPEIIDEKFISLKGLSENEYESFLSQVDPKIIELVEEIMVMVKNELGEGLNPNVHVGLIDHINFAIKRLTEGIEIVNPFLLETKLLYPAEYNLAEKAVSILKENLKIRIPEAEVGFLALHIYGGRGNKSKKEALESSKMMNTIISYTEKKLNIHIDKYSFDYKRFIMHLRGVIDRVLNHKTIENILLSKVKEELMIEFKVAYDVSKIIEKTLKVKIPESETGYIALHLHRLNSQRCK; translated from the coding sequence ATGGAAAATTATGTTATAAAAAAAATATTAAGCAACAATGTGGTACTCGTAGAGAAAGAAAACCAAAATTACATACTGGTTGGAAAAGGAATTGGCTTTGGGAAGAAGAAGGGAATTGTTCTAGAAAATCCTGAAATTATTGATGAAAAGTTCATATCTTTAAAGGGACTTTCAGAGAATGAGTACGAGAGTTTTTTAAGCCAAGTAGATCCTAAAATCATAGAGCTTGTTGAAGAAATTATGGTAATGGTTAAGAATGAGCTAGGAGAAGGACTCAATCCAAATGTTCATGTAGGACTGATTGATCATATTAATTTTGCTATAAAAAGATTAACAGAAGGAATAGAGATTGTAAATCCTTTCTTGTTAGAGACAAAATTATTATACCCTGCAGAATATAATTTAGCTGAAAAAGCCGTTAGTATATTAAAAGAAAATTTGAAGATTCGTATTCCAGAAGCAGAAGTTGGTTTTTTAGCTCTTCATATTTATGGTGGTAGAGGTAATAAGAGCAAAAAAGAAGCATTGGAAAGCTCAAAAATGATGAATACAATCATAAGTTATACAGAAAAGAAATTAAATATACATATAGATAAATATTCTTTTGATTATAAAAGATTTATTATGCATTTAAGAGGTGTAATAGATAGAGTTTTAAATCATAAGACCATTGAAAATATCCTTTTATCAAAAGTAAAAGAAGAACTAATGATTGAATTTAAAGTAGCTTATGATGTATCCAAAATAATAGAGAAAACACTAAAAGTAAAGATACCAGAAAGTGAAACAGGATATATTGCACTCCATTTACATAGATTAAATAGTCAAAGATGTAAATAG
- the recJ gene encoding single-stranded-DNA-specific exonuclease RecJ: MYETNWKIVDKDQSIDDFDSVEAIIEKILMNKGITTKEEREEFLSLKPKKTYDPFLLKNMKEIVEIIITYIKEKKSIWIYGDYDVDGISSISLLMDFLSNFTENLHYYIPLREEEGYGLNCDAIREIKKKGAELIITVDCGSTSVEEVSLAKELGMEIIVTDHHNLSDIVPDCLILNPKQADCTYPFKLLCGCGIAFKLAQAIQKRTGAPKKVLSQVLDLVALATVADVVPLVDENRTLLKYGLKKINNPTRLGLKYLIEAVRLGDKNITAGHIGFVLGPHFNASGRIDDARAGVELLLSKERNKIQRLVKHLVTCNDERKEIQEKGLEICKNKVESYYKDDLFLVVDSEGTHEGVIGIVAGRIRDNYYKPTLVVTASHEEGILKGSGRSIDDLDIYEEMKKCKDLFIKFGGHKNACGFSIEKSKLDLLRKRLNEEAFKIKKERPNTFIKTVKIECELKPSQITEELVDTLEKIEPYGMGNEKPHFLVRKIKVENDEEKVVMGKNKEHLRLKGLSEIYQDSTRVSAVGFGLAESYVKGMNCPEIVDIVGFPNVNEWNGYKNMQLMIKDVKEYGTNFFE, encoded by the coding sequence ATGTATGAGACCAATTGGAAAATTGTAGATAAAGATCAGTCTATAGATGATTTTGATTCAGTAGAAGCTATTATAGAAAAAATACTCATGAATAAAGGGATTACGACAAAAGAAGAAAGGGAAGAATTTCTTTCTCTAAAGCCTAAAAAGACTTATGATCCCTTTTTATTAAAAAATATGAAGGAAATTGTAGAAATTATAATTACCTATATAAAAGAAAAAAAGAGCATTTGGATTTATGGAGACTACGATGTAGATGGTATCTCTAGTATTTCTCTTTTAATGGACTTTTTATCAAATTTCACAGAAAATCTTCATTATTATATTCCCTTAAGAGAAGAAGAAGGCTATGGCCTTAATTGTGATGCTATAAGAGAGATTAAAAAAAAGGGCGCTGAATTGATTATTACGGTGGACTGTGGCTCTACATCTGTAGAAGAAGTATCTTTAGCAAAGGAATTAGGAATGGAGATTATCGTAACGGATCATCATAATTTATCTGATATAGTACCAGATTGTTTAATTCTTAATCCAAAGCAGGCGGATTGTACTTATCCTTTTAAATTATTATGTGGATGTGGTATTGCATTTAAGTTGGCACAAGCTATTCAAAAGAGGACGGGAGCACCTAAGAAAGTTTTGAGTCAAGTCCTTGATTTAGTGGCATTAGCAACAGTTGCAGATGTGGTTCCTTTGGTTGATGAAAATAGAACCTTGCTAAAATATGGGCTGAAAAAGATCAATAATCCTACAAGATTAGGATTAAAATATTTAATCGAGGCTGTTCGATTAGGAGATAAAAATATTACGGCAGGACATATTGGGTTTGTATTAGGGCCTCATTTTAATGCTAGTGGGAGAATTGACGATGCAAGAGCAGGGGTTGAGCTTCTTTTGAGTAAAGAGCGTAACAAAATACAAAGACTTGTAAAGCATTTGGTCACTTGTAATGATGAAAGAAAAGAGATTCAAGAAAAAGGACTAGAAATTTGTAAAAACAAGGTTGAAAGTTACTATAAGGATGACCTTTTCTTGGTGGTGGATTCAGAAGGTACCCATGAAGGGGTTATAGGAATTGTTGCAGGGCGAATTAGGGATAACTATTATAAACCTACTTTGGTTGTTACTGCATCTCATGAAGAAGGAATATTAAAGGGCAGTGGACGAAGTATTGATGATTTAGATATATATGAAGAAATGAAAAAGTGCAAGGATTTATTTATCAAATTTGGAGGACATAAAAACGCTTGTGGTTTTTCTATTGAAAAAAGTAAATTAGACCTTCTTAGGAAGAGATTGAATGAAGAAGCTTTCAAAATAAAAAAAGAAAGACCAAATACTTTTATTAAGACGGTAAAAATAGAATGTGAATTAAAACCTTCTCAAATAACAGAAGAACTTGTAGATACCTTAGAGAAAATAGAACCCTATGGTATGGGCAATGAAAAGCCTCATTTTCTTGTAAGAAAGATTAAGGTAGAGAATGATGAAGAAAAGGTAGTTATGGGAAAAAATAAAGAGCATTTAAGATTAAAAGGTTTATCAGAAATCTATCAAGATTCTACAAGAGTTTCAGCTGTTGGATTTGGATTAGCAGAAAGTTATGTAAAGGGAATGAACTGTCCTGAAATTGTAGATATTGTAGGTTTTCCAAATGTGAACGAATGGAATGGCTATAAAAATATGCAGTTGATGATTAAAGATGTAAAGGAGTATGGGACTAATTTTTTTGAGTAA
- a CDS encoding HPr family phosphocarrier protein, with protein MERTVKILNESGMHARPAGAFVKKATGFSSDINVEVNGKTLNAKSIMNILSLGLKKDDEIKIVATGDDAEQAVEALVDLVNSKFGE; from the coding sequence ATGGAAAGAACAGTAAAAATATTAAATGAGTCAGGAATGCATGCAAGACCAGCAGGAGCTTTTGTAAAAAAAGCAACTGGATTTTCATCAGATATAAATGTTGAAGTAAATGGGAAAACTTTAAATGCAAAATCTATTATGAATATATTAAGCCTTGGACTTAAAAAAGATGATGAAATAAAAATTGTTGCAACTGGGGATGATGCAGAACAAGCAGTTGAGGCTTTAGTAGATTTAGTGAATTCAAAATTTGGTGAATAG
- a CDS encoding sensor histidine kinase translates to MKKNKIFIKLFAMTAGVVMILLVMQFIFQYFWLEKFYVYNKKETISNELIMLKGKLENGFINQENINKTLNQYSRENDIFIGISNSQGIPQYGLDGEGSLSYIEIEDDQKENYKIYMNAFSNEQDLIGGLKISKKIQVQGSIMNTKEKNVYPESITLENKKFSAKKDGEITSGIVITKDIEIDDALVVGNVEGNSIELNIDWTEIPKPQEIRLKGSIIDMNLMSEDDYGIEYRRSQLLQEIFSFLGQQKDLNTIFRENKMMQYTKVDSFTGIKNIIFVQPLFIKNKEPRLMFAVSSLQPIEETTDIMKTYFLFALIIAMLVAIMVSFLYSKKFTKPLLHLNGVTKNMADLDFSHKCRIHTNDEIEDLAENINSMSDKLKRTLEEVKESNEKLKEEIIFKEKMEQFRKRFIADASHELKTPLTVMKGICEGVVDGIYDYNDHDHFKKMLNEINDMSQLVYDLLEISKLESGKVPFKKEIFQLCDVVLKIHGKLKPLLERKELKVQLDLAEDFIIGDEDKIERVIRNLYSNAVQYTPENGEINIYIHHDQDHCYVNIENSPAKISKDDLSKIWEPFYRIEKSRNKALGGTGLGLHMVKGILDKHDSEYGIENTEKGVKVYFSLQRIVEEIEIESELEKSI, encoded by the coding sequence ATGAAAAAAAATAAAATTTTCATAAAGCTTTTTGCTATGACGGCTGGAGTCGTAATGATTCTTTTAGTGATGCAATTTATTTTTCAATATTTTTGGCTAGAAAAATTTTATGTATATAATAAAAAAGAAACCATAAGCAATGAGTTAATCATGTTAAAAGGAAAGCTTGAAAATGGTTTTATTAATCAAGAAAATATAAATAAAACTTTAAATCAATATTCAAGGGAAAATGATATATTTATTGGTATTTCTAATAGTCAAGGAATACCTCAATATGGACTTGATGGAGAAGGGAGTCTTTCGTATATTGAAATAGAAGATGATCAAAAGGAAAACTATAAAATTTATATGAATGCATTCTCGAATGAGCAAGACCTTATAGGAGGATTGAAAATATCAAAAAAAATCCAAGTACAAGGGTCAATTATGAATACGAAAGAAAAGAATGTCTATCCAGAGAGTATTACGCTAGAAAATAAAAAGTTTTCAGCAAAAAAGGATGGCGAAATAACAAGTGGTATAGTGATAACAAAGGATATTGAAATAGATGATGCATTAGTTGTAGGAAACGTTGAAGGAAATTCAATAGAATTGAACATAGACTGGACAGAAATACCTAAGCCTCAAGAAATTCGCCTAAAGGGTAGTATTATAGATATGAATTTAATGAGTGAAGATGATTATGGAATAGAATATCGAAGAAGTCAATTATTGCAAGAAATATTCTCGTTTTTAGGACAACAAAAGGATTTAAATACGATCTTTAGAGAAAATAAAATGATGCAATATACAAAGGTAGACTCCTTTACGGGAATAAAAAATATTATTTTTGTTCAACCTTTATTTATTAAAAATAAAGAACCTAGGCTAATGTTTGCTGTAAGCTCTCTTCAACCTATAGAAGAAACAACGGATATTATGAAGACTTATTTTTTATTTGCATTGATCATAGCCATGCTTGTAGCTATTATGGTATCTTTTTTATATTCTAAAAAATTTACAAAGCCCCTACTCCATCTAAATGGTGTAACGAAAAATATGGCGGATTTAGATTTTTCTCATAAGTGCAGGATTCATACAAATGATGAAATAGAGGATTTGGCTGAAAATATTAATAGTATGTCTGATAAATTAAAAAGGACTTTAGAGGAAGTAAAAGAATCTAACGAAAAACTAAAGGAAGAGATTATTTTTAAAGAAAAAATGGAGCAGTTCAGAAAGAGATTTATAGCAGATGCATCTCATGAGTTGAAAACCCCCCTAACGGTGATGAAAGGAATTTGTGAAGGGGTTGTAGATGGTATTTATGATTATAATGATCATGATCATTTTAAAAAGATGTTAAATGAAATTAATGATATGAGCCAATTAGTATATGATTTATTAGAAATATCTAAATTAGAATCAGGGAAAGTCCCCTTTAAGAAAGAGATATTTCAATTATGTGATGTAGTATTAAAAATACATGGTAAATTAAAACCCCTTTTAGAGCGAAAAGAATTAAAAGTACAATTAGATCTAGCAGAGGATTTTATAATAGGAGATGAAGATAAGATTGAAAGAGTCATACGAAATCTCTATTCTAATGCGGTTCAATACACACCTGAAAATGGGGAAATAAATATTTATATACATCATGATCAAGATCATTGTTATGTAAATATAGAAAATAGCCCTGCTAAAATTTCAAAGGATGACTTATCGAAGATTTGGGAACCTTTTTATCGAATTGAAAAATCAAGGAATAAAGCATTAGGAGGAACGGGATTAGGTCTTCATATGGTAAAGGGAATTTTAGATAAGCATGATAGTGAATATGGTATAGAAAATACAGAAAAGGGAGTAAAGGTTTATTTTTCATTGCAAAGGATTGTGGAGGAAATAGAAATTGAATCGGAGCTTGAAAAATCTATATAA
- a CDS encoding CoA transferase subunit A: protein MSHIKDGMTIMIGGFMAAGTPEKFMDVLVEKGLKDLTIIGNDAAWPNVGIGKLVCNKQVKKLIASHVGLNPEVGNQMNSGELDVELVPQGTLAERVRAGGNGLGGILTPTGVGTIVEEGKEKITVDGKEYLLEKPLRADIALVGASVADKKGNLCFNKATRNFNPMMATAADLVIVGAEKIVEVGEIDGNDVVTPGLFVDYMVEV from the coding sequence ATGAGTCACATCAAAGATGGTATGACAATCATGATTGGTGGTTTCATGGCTGCTGGTACACCAGAAAAATTCATGGATGTATTAGTTGAAAAAGGATTAAAAGATCTAACAATCATTGGAAATGATGCAGCATGGCCTAATGTAGGAATTGGTAAATTAGTTTGCAATAAACAAGTAAAAAAACTAATTGCATCTCATGTTGGATTAAATCCTGAAGTTGGAAATCAAATGAATTCAGGGGAGTTAGATGTAGAATTAGTACCACAAGGAACACTTGCTGAAAGAGTAAGAGCAGGTGGAAATGGACTTGGTGGAATTTTAACACCAACAGGAGTTGGAACAATCGTAGAAGAAGGAAAAGAAAAAATTACAGTAGATGGTAAAGAGTATCTTTTAGAAAAGCCATTAAGAGCTGATATTGCTCTAGTAGGTGCCTCTGTTGCAGATAAAAAGGGTAACCTTTGTTTCAATAAAGCAACTAGAAACTTCAATCCAATGATGGCAACTGCTGCTGATTTAGTAATTGTAGGAGCAGAAAAAATTGTTGAAGTTGGAGAAATAGATGGAAATGATGTAGTGACACCTGGACTTTTCGTAGACTACATGGTGGAGGTGTAA
- the ptsP gene encoding phosphoenolpyruvate--protein phosphotransferase, producing MLLGKGASPGITLGKALIVENETLNIEKKTIENTEIEKNKFLEAIKTSKEQLSKVRDKASKELGEEKAAIFEAHLMILEDPEMVDQTINKIENEKLNAAYAFQEIANQFIMIFEAMDNEYMKERAADIKDVSDRVLRNVLGETVVDLSMLEKSVILIANDLTPSDTATMDKEKVLGFLTNIGGKTSHTAIMARSLEIPAVVGLGDITDKVKNRDFIIFNGETGEVIISPNEEQIKKYKRLKESYENERKELEKCKGKKSVTLDGREVELVGNIGTPKDIEGLLKNDAEGVGLYRTEFIYMDRDSMPTEEEQFESYKKVLEGLRDKPVVIRTLDIGGDKKLPYLKIDEEMNPFLGYRAIRLCLDKKEIFKTQLRALLRASVYGNLKIMFPMISSLDELLAAKEILSETKKDLDTEGIAYAQNIEVGMMIEVPSAALISDLLAKHVDFFSIGTNDLIQYTTAVDRMNEKIHHLYSPFNPGVLRLIKMVIDNGHKENIWVGMCGEAAGDEKMIPILLGMGLDEFSMSASSILPARKIIRSLKVEDCKKISDKVLSMGSANEIESYLKNIL from the coding sequence ATGCTATTAGGTAAAGGTGCTTCTCCTGGAATAACATTAGGGAAAGCACTCATTGTAGAAAATGAGACCTTAAACATAGAAAAGAAGACCATTGAAAATACAGAAATAGAAAAAAATAAATTTTTAGAAGCCATAAAAACTTCTAAAGAGCAATTGTCAAAGGTTAGAGATAAAGCTTCAAAAGAACTAGGAGAGGAAAAAGCTGCTATTTTTGAAGCACATTTAATGATTTTAGAAGATCCTGAAATGGTAGATCAAACAATTAATAAAATTGAAAATGAAAAACTAAATGCAGCTTATGCATTTCAGGAAATTGCTAATCAATTTATCATGATCTTTGAAGCTATGGACAATGAATATATGAAAGAAAGAGCGGCAGATATTAAAGATGTATCAGATCGTGTTCTTAGAAATGTTTTGGGAGAGACGGTTGTTGATTTATCGATGCTAGAAAAGTCAGTAATTCTTATTGCAAATGATTTAACACCTTCTGATACGGCCACAATGGATAAGGAAAAGGTATTAGGGTTTTTAACGAATATTGGAGGCAAAACATCTCATACAGCTATTATGGCTAGAAGCTTAGAAATTCCAGCTGTTGTAGGATTAGGAGATATTACAGATAAAGTAAAGAATAGAGACTTTATTATATTTAATGGAGAAACTGGGGAAGTGATCATTAGTCCTAATGAAGAACAAATTAAGAAGTATAAACGATTAAAGGAAAGTTATGAAAATGAAAGAAAAGAGCTTGAAAAGTGTAAGGGGAAAAAAAGCGTTACACTAGATGGTAGAGAAGTGGAGCTTGTAGGAAATATAGGAACCCCTAAGGATATTGAAGGACTTCTCAAAAATGATGCAGAGGGAGTAGGCTTATATAGAACTGAGTTTATCTATATGGATAGAGACAGTATGCCTACTGAAGAAGAACAATTTGAGTCTTATAAAAAAGTATTAGAAGGGTTAAGGGATAAGCCAGTAGTTATCAGAACATTAGATATTGGTGGAGATAAAAAACTTCCTTATTTAAAAATAGATGAGGAAATGAATCCTTTCTTAGGCTATAGAGCCATCAGACTTTGTCTTGATAAGAAAGAAATATTCAAAACCCAATTAAGAGCATTACTTCGAGCAAGTGTATACGGAAATCTTAAGATTATGTTTCCTATGATTTCAAGTTTGGATGAATTATTAGCAGCAAAAGAGATCTTAAGTGAAACCAAGAAAGATTTAGATACAGAAGGTATAGCTTATGCACAGAATATAGAAGTAGGTATGATGATCGAAGTGCCATCTGCTGCACTTATTAGTGATCTATTAGCAAAGCATGTGGATTTCTTTAGTATTGGTACAAATGATTTAATTCAATATACTACTGCAGTAGATAGAATGAATGAAAAAATTCATCATCTCTATAGCCCATTCAATCCTGGTGTTTTAAGACTCATAAAGATGGTCATTGATAATGGACATAAGGAAAACATTTGGGTTGGTATGTGCGGAGAAGCAGCAGGAGATGAAAAAATGATTCCAATTCTACTAGGAATGGGACTAGATGAATTTAGTATGAGTGCATCATCTATCTTGCCAGCGAGAAAAATCATTCGTTCATTAAAGGTTGAAGATTGCAAAAAAATTTCTGATAAAGTTTTAAGTATGGGATCAGCAAATGAAATTGAAAGCTATTTAAAAAATATTTTATAG
- a CDS encoding response regulator transcription factor, whose product MSYSILVIEDEKNIRKIIVDYFKSENYIVIEACDGKEGIEKFEKEQVDLIILDIMMPKLDGWAVCRRIRKKSQVPIIMLTARTEEDDELMGFELKADDYVKKPFSPAVLVARAKLLLNRKKDVLKEKEDIIKKHGLKVDRLSREVYKDEKRIELTPKEFDILYYLMENEGLVFSRDQILNHVWGYDFLGDTRTVDNHIKKLRKALKDKSYFIRTVFGVGYKFEVKE is encoded by the coding sequence ATGAGTTATTCTATACTAGTTATAGAAGATGAAAAAAATATTCGAAAAATCATAGTTGACTATTTTAAATCAGAAAATTATATAGTAATAGAAGCTTGTGATGGAAAAGAGGGAATCGAAAAATTCGAAAAAGAGCAAGTTGATTTGATTATCCTTGATATTATGATGCCCAAATTAGATGGTTGGGCCGTATGTAGAAGAATACGAAAAAAGTCCCAAGTTCCTATTATTATGTTAACAGCAAGAACGGAAGAGGATGATGAACTGATGGGCTTTGAGCTAAAAGCAGATGATTATGTGAAAAAGCCTTTTAGCCCTGCTGTATTAGTAGCAAGAGCAAAGCTTTTATTGAATAGAAAAAAAGATGTATTAAAAGAAAAAGAAGATATAATAAAAAAACACGGTTTAAAAGTAGACCGATTATCAAGAGAAGTATATAAAGATGAAAAAAGAATTGAATTAACACCGAAAGAATTTGATATATTATATTATTTGATGGAGAATGAAGGATTGGTTTTTTCAAGAGATCAAATATTAAATCATGTATGGGGATATGATTTTTTAGGAGATACGAGAACTGTAGATAATCATATTAAAAAGCTTCGAAAAGCATTAAAGGATAAATCTTACTTTATTCGAACTGTATTTGGAGTAGGGTATAAATTTGAGGTGAAGGAATGA
- a CDS encoding CoA transferase subunit B — MNVKEIIARRVAKELKDGDVVNLGIGLPTKVANYIPEGMDVTFQSENGFVGLGPAPEEGKEDKDLVNAGGMPVTAVPGAAYFDSATSFSIIRGGHVDVTVLGALQVDEKANLANWMVPGKMVPGMGGAMDLVVGAKKVIISMTHTQKGKPKILKECNLPLTAAGQVNMIVTEMGVMEYTDKGLVLTEINPEYKVEDIKAVTEAAFVVADDLKEMEF, encoded by the coding sequence ATGAACGTAAAAGAAATTATTGCTAGACGTGTAGCGAAGGAATTAAAAGATGGAGACGTAGTAAACTTAGGAATTGGTCTACCAACAAAGGTAGCAAACTACATACCAGAAGGTATGGACGTTACTTTCCAATCTGAAAATGGATTTGTAGGACTAGGACCTGCTCCAGAAGAAGGAAAAGAAGATAAAGACTTAGTAAATGCAGGTGGTATGCCTGTAACAGCAGTACCAGGTGCAGCATATTTCGATAGTGCTACTTCTTTTAGCATCATCAGAGGAGGACACGTAGACGTAACCGTTTTAGGTGCACTTCAAGTAGATGAAAAAGCGAACCTTGCAAACTGGATGGTTCCAGGAAAAATGGTACCAGGTATGGGTGGTGCTATGGACTTAGTTGTAGGAGCTAAAAAAGTTATCATTTCTATGACTCATACACAAAAGGGAAAACCAAAAATCTTAAAAGAGTGTAACCTACCACTTACAGCTGCTGGTCAAGTAAATATGATCGTAACAGAAATGGGTGTTATGGAATACACAGATAAAGGATTAGTATTAACAGAAATTAATCCTGAATACAAAGTAGAAGATATTAAAGCAGTTACAGAAGCAGCATTTGTAGTTGCTGATGATTTAAAAGAAATGGAATTTTAA
- a CDS encoding GGDEF domain-containing protein translates to MNEENNFNFSMFINENTWNRKILNYFWLALILSFLGSFTNYLFCHDQNLHYIKYDLILPTTILLVLMLTTEIIYYFSTKFRDITIIVITSLFVSVLVSIHEDVQALQTAYILPILISIGYFELKKTIFSFILNLSSFFIIYANHPFIFENTFLGQLIAMVLVLFIGFLISIEIMCREKKMLHHIHKAMKSKEDLLIKNIVMEQNSKIDPLTGLYNHRSFHEYLDILIEQAKQDNVSIHLAILDIDNFKQVNDTFGHGVGDLVLKRISSTIKNNISFNDFPSRYGGEEFAVIFTDITLAEAHKNIDHIRILIEDTFHEELKGRPVTVSIGLQEYKKEMDKKSLFESADALLYLAKKMGKNKTITQKN, encoded by the coding sequence ATGAATGAAGAAAATAATTTTAACTTTTCTATGTTTATAAACGAAAATACATGGAATAGAAAAATTTTAAACTATTTTTGGTTAGCATTGATATTATCTTTTTTGGGCTCATTCACAAATTATCTTTTTTGTCATGATCAAAATTTACATTATATAAAATATGATCTAATCCTTCCTACTACCATACTTCTTGTACTCATGCTCACAACAGAAATCATTTATTATTTTTCTACTAAGTTTCGAGATATTACTATTATTGTAATCACTTCTTTGTTCGTATCTGTATTAGTATCTATCCACGAAGATGTCCAAGCACTTCAAACAGCATATATTCTTCCAATACTGATCTCTATAGGCTATTTTGAATTAAAAAAAACCATATTTTCATTTATTTTGAATCTTAGTTCATTCTTTATCATATATGCTAATCACCCGTTCATTTTTGAAAATACTTTTTTAGGTCAACTCATAGCTATGGTTCTTGTCTTATTTATAGGTTTTTTGATTTCTATAGAAATTATGTGTCGTGAAAAAAAAATGCTTCATCATATCCACAAGGCTATGAAATCCAAAGAGGATTTATTGATTAAAAATATAGTAATGGAACAAAATTCTAAAATCGATCCTTTAACAGGCCTATACAATCATCGTTCTTTTCATGAATACCTAGATATATTAATTGAGCAAGCAAAGCAAGATAATGTCTCTATTCATTTGGCAATCCTTGATATTGATAACTTTAAGCAAGTAAATGATACCTTTGGACACGGGGTGGGCGACTTAGTATTAAAAAGAATTTCAAGTACCATTAAAAATAATATATCCTTTAATGATTTTCCCTCTAGATATGGAGGAGAAGAATTTGCAGTGATTTTTACAGATATCACCTTAGCAGAAGCCCATAAAAATATCGACCATATTCGTATTCTCATAGAAGATACTTTTCATGAAGAACTAAAAGGAAGACCTGTCACTGTTAGCATAGGTCTTCAGGAATATAAAAAGGAAATGGATAAAAAATCTTTATTTGAAAGTGCTGATGCCCTTTTATATCTTGCTAAAAAAATGGGGAAAAATAAAACAATTACTCAAAAAAATTAG